In the genome of Dunckerocampus dactyliophorus isolate RoL2022-P2 chromosome 6, RoL_Ddac_1.1, whole genome shotgun sequence, one region contains:
- the LOC129182701 gene encoding multidrug and toxin extrusion protein 1-like isoform X2, which yields MDGDNKTLKYSEGVREASEANGAASPSFCSGRVGLCIPLSYRNELIQLFKLAGPVVISQMMVFMISLVSTVFCGHLGKTELAAVSLSIATYGSGNLKRVGVILQRGILILLLACFPCWAVLIQTEPLLLAVKQSPDVARLSQLYVKIFMPALPAAFMYQLQGRYLQNQGIIWPQVITGVIGNILNAVNNYVFLYPLDLGVAGSAAANAISQYLLAVVLFVYICWRGLHKATWEGWSLDCLQEWGPFVKLAVPSMLMLCLEWWMFEVGGVLAGLISEAELGAQAVAYQLTAVAYMFPLGFSAAASVRVGNALGAGNMKQAWLACKVPIICAFITSCFIGASFSLSRKVVGYIFTTEQDILKRVADVMVVFGFMHVADAVAGVSGGVIRGAGKQKIGAVCNLVGYYFIGFPIGASLMFAAGMGIVGLWTGLTVCVLAQSIFFITYLHKLDWQKAAEEARFRAGVQVKVDKDVDTVEDLDSVPKLGKGTAGASSCESAAEDHAPQEIPDQRNVAATIVGDVLSGTQLLLRRGLTLLIMVVILVVGILTSDFLTGLLK from the exons ATGGACGGCGATAACAAGACACTGAAGTATTCGGAGGGAGTGAGGGAAGCTTCGGAGGCGAATGGAGCAGCTTCTCCGAGTTTCTGCTCGGGACGTGTTGGATTGTGTATCCCGCTCAGCTACCGCAATGAACTGATTCAACTCTTCAAACTAGCAGGGCCAGTG GTCATTTCCCAGATGATGGTTTTCATGATCAGTCTCGTCAGCACGGTGTTCTGTGGCCATCTGGGGAAAACGGAGCTTGCAGCTGTATCACTATCCATAGCA ACGTATGGGAGCGGTAACCTGAAGCGGGTGGGTGTGATTCTCCAGAGGGGCattctgattctgctgctggcTTGTTTCCCATGCTGGGCTGTCCTCATACAAACTGAACCTCTTCTACTGGCTGTTAAACAGAGCCCCGATGTGGCCAG ACTGTCCCAACTCTACGTGAAGATCTTCATGCCTGCTCTGCCA GCGGCGTTTATGTACCAGCTACAAGGGAGATACCTTCAAAACCAG GGAATCATTTGGCCTCAGGTCATAACTGGTGTGATTGGAAACATCTTAAATGCGGTCAACAATTACGTCTTCCTCTATCCACTTGATCTGGGAGTTGC TGGATCCGCAGCAGCCAACGCAATCTCACAGTACCTGCTGGCCGTCGTCTTATTTGTGTATATTTGCTGGAGAGGTTTGCACAAAGCCACGTGGGAAG GCTGGTCACTGGACTGTCTACAGGAGTGGGGGCCCTTTGTCAAGCTGGCCGTACCGAGCATGCTCATGCTTTGTCTTGAGTGGTGGATGTTTGAGGTGGGAGGGGTCCTTGCTGGCCTCATTAGTGAGGCTGAGCTGGGAGCTCAAGCCGTAGCATATCAGCTGACAGCTGTAGCTTACATG TTCCCACTTGGATTTTCAGCCGCTGCCAGTGTGCGAGTGGGGAATGCTCTTGGTGCAGGAAACATGAAGCAGGCCTGGCTGGCGTGCAAAGTTCCCATCATTTGTGCAT TCATAACATCCTGTTTTATTGGAGCTAGCTTCAGCCTTAGCAGGAAAGTAGTTGGATACATTTTCACCACAGAACA agacATTTTGAAACGGGTTGCTGATGTCATGGTTGTTTTTGGCTTCATGCATGTTGCCGATGCTGTTgcg GGCGTGAGTGGAGGTGTCATTCGAGGAGCGGGAAAACAAAAGATTGGCGCTGTGTGTAATCTGGTGGGATACTACTTCATCGGCTTTCCCATTGGTGCGTCCTTGATGTTTGCAGCAGGAATGGGCATCGTAG GACTTTGGACAGGACTGACTGTTTGTGTCTTGGCGCAGTCTATTTTCTTCATCACATATTTGCACAAGCTTGATTGGCAAAAGGCTGCTGAGGAG GCACGCTTCAGAGCTGGAGTCCAGGTCAAGGTTGATAAGGACGTGGACACAGTGGAAGATCTAG ACTCTGTCCCCAAACTGGGTAAGGGTACTGCTGGTGCGTCCAGCTGTGAGAGTGCTGCGGAGGACCACGCTCCCCAAGAGATTCCTGACCAGCGTAACGTTGCAGCCACCATCGTTGGAGATGTTCTCTCAGGAACACAGCTGCTTTTGCGCCGCGGCTTGACTTTACTCATCATGGTTGTCATCCTCGTGGTCGGAATCCTAACCAGTGACTTCCTCACTGGATTGTTGAAGTGA
- the LOC129182701 gene encoding multidrug and toxin extrusion protein 1-like isoform X1 — MDGDNKTLKYSEGVREASEANGAASPSFCSGRVGLCIPLSYRNELIQLFKLAGPVVISQMMVFMISLVSTVFCGHLGKTELAAVSLSIAVVNVTGISIGTGLAMTCDTLISQTYGSGNLKRVGVILQRGILILLLACFPCWAVLIQTEPLLLAVKQSPDVARLSQLYVKIFMPALPAAFMYQLQGRYLQNQGIIWPQVITGVIGNILNAVNNYVFLYPLDLGVAGSAAANAISQYLLAVVLFVYICWRGLHKATWEGWSLDCLQEWGPFVKLAVPSMLMLCLEWWMFEVGGVLAGLISEAELGAQAVAYQLTAVAYMFPLGFSAAASVRVGNALGAGNMKQAWLACKVPIICAFITSCFIGASFSLSRKVVGYIFTTEQDILKRVADVMVVFGFMHVADAVAGVSGGVIRGAGKQKIGAVCNLVGYYFIGFPIGASLMFAAGMGIVGLWTGLTVCVLAQSIFFITYLHKLDWQKAAEEARFRAGVQVKVDKDVDTVEDLDSVPKLGKGTAGASSCESAAEDHAPQEIPDQRNVAATIVGDVLSGTQLLLRRGLTLLIMVVILVVGILTSDFLTGLLK, encoded by the exons ATGGACGGCGATAACAAGACACTGAAGTATTCGGAGGGAGTGAGGGAAGCTTCGGAGGCGAATGGAGCAGCTTCTCCGAGTTTCTGCTCGGGACGTGTTGGATTGTGTATCCCGCTCAGCTACCGCAATGAACTGATTCAACTCTTCAAACTAGCAGGGCCAGTG GTCATTTCCCAGATGATGGTTTTCATGATCAGTCTCGTCAGCACGGTGTTCTGTGGCCATCTGGGGAAAACGGAGCTTGCAGCTGTATCACTATCCATAGCA GTGGTTAATGTCACGGGTATTTCCATCGGCACTGGTTTGGCGATGACTTGCGATACCCTCATATCTCAG ACGTATGGGAGCGGTAACCTGAAGCGGGTGGGTGTGATTCTCCAGAGGGGCattctgattctgctgctggcTTGTTTCCCATGCTGGGCTGTCCTCATACAAACTGAACCTCTTCTACTGGCTGTTAAACAGAGCCCCGATGTGGCCAG ACTGTCCCAACTCTACGTGAAGATCTTCATGCCTGCTCTGCCA GCGGCGTTTATGTACCAGCTACAAGGGAGATACCTTCAAAACCAG GGAATCATTTGGCCTCAGGTCATAACTGGTGTGATTGGAAACATCTTAAATGCGGTCAACAATTACGTCTTCCTCTATCCACTTGATCTGGGAGTTGC TGGATCCGCAGCAGCCAACGCAATCTCACAGTACCTGCTGGCCGTCGTCTTATTTGTGTATATTTGCTGGAGAGGTTTGCACAAAGCCACGTGGGAAG GCTGGTCACTGGACTGTCTACAGGAGTGGGGGCCCTTTGTCAAGCTGGCCGTACCGAGCATGCTCATGCTTTGTCTTGAGTGGTGGATGTTTGAGGTGGGAGGGGTCCTTGCTGGCCTCATTAGTGAGGCTGAGCTGGGAGCTCAAGCCGTAGCATATCAGCTGACAGCTGTAGCTTACATG TTCCCACTTGGATTTTCAGCCGCTGCCAGTGTGCGAGTGGGGAATGCTCTTGGTGCAGGAAACATGAAGCAGGCCTGGCTGGCGTGCAAAGTTCCCATCATTTGTGCAT TCATAACATCCTGTTTTATTGGAGCTAGCTTCAGCCTTAGCAGGAAAGTAGTTGGATACATTTTCACCACAGAACA agacATTTTGAAACGGGTTGCTGATGTCATGGTTGTTTTTGGCTTCATGCATGTTGCCGATGCTGTTgcg GGCGTGAGTGGAGGTGTCATTCGAGGAGCGGGAAAACAAAAGATTGGCGCTGTGTGTAATCTGGTGGGATACTACTTCATCGGCTTTCCCATTGGTGCGTCCTTGATGTTTGCAGCAGGAATGGGCATCGTAG GACTTTGGACAGGACTGACTGTTTGTGTCTTGGCGCAGTCTATTTTCTTCATCACATATTTGCACAAGCTTGATTGGCAAAAGGCTGCTGAGGAG GCACGCTTCAGAGCTGGAGTCCAGGTCAAGGTTGATAAGGACGTGGACACAGTGGAAGATCTAG ACTCTGTCCCCAAACTGGGTAAGGGTACTGCTGGTGCGTCCAGCTGTGAGAGTGCTGCGGAGGACCACGCTCCCCAAGAGATTCCTGACCAGCGTAACGTTGCAGCCACCATCGTTGGAGATGTTCTCTCAGGAACACAGCTGCTTTTGCGCCGCGGCTTGACTTTACTCATCATGGTTGTCATCCTCGTGGTCGGAATCCTAACCAGTGACTTCCTCACTGGATTGTTGAAGTGA